The following proteins come from a genomic window of Drosophila kikkawai strain 14028-0561.14 unplaced genomic scaffold, DkikHiC1v2 scaffold_127, whole genome shotgun sequence:
- the LOC138929307 gene encoding uncharacterized protein, with product MGQFEARFNTPTDQGPSIHTSRVRLEQIRALWDKVEREYETCSEVLASQNCKDTITVMQSKYDYCYTVYERCAANLNEIIENLRAPQSVQSSNLMPSQGGCRLPPVECEVFNGDYVQWPTFRDLFSAIYVRNPRLSEVEKLFHLNAKTSGEAKSIVALSPLTNDGFESAWRNLQNRFENKRLLVNSQLKILFNLPSVAQECGKSLKHLESTIQGCLTALQLARVETTNWDCLLVFLCSSKLPKLTLALWEQSLLNKSEIPLWAEFQAFLKDRHRTLEAIEEFKPNASVQSRALRAENSSRSIQTFENRVTVNPQSCKLCAQENHPVRLCPLFLRMSVADREKHVKQQKLCLNCFARTHLLRDCNSTHNCYTCNGRHNTLLHRSTPLPVHSVVMPDQQSHPSTATQQQIQSTPSTSQANVQTFLAVNTQGVLLSTALIEVCHLGIKYSARALIDSGSEATFISERLFNLIKLPYESIQAQVSGVNLSVAAQPRKRCQLIIGSSVKPHIQIETCAYVLPQLAGNLPSYTLPEASLKDLPPLQLADPNFFRSSQIDVLIGADILPSILLSGSHSNICGTLLGQETIFGWILCGPIAASPTSRVCSFSARLAVKESKLDSILTKFWEVEDVPVKLVKESTSVREENFIRSTKRNPSH from the exons ATGGGTCAGTTCGAAGCCAGATTCAACACCCCGACTGACCAAGGTCCGTCCATCCACACGAGTAGGGTTCGACTCGAGCAGATCAGGGCTCTTTGGGACAAGGTGGAAAGGGAGTACGAGACGTGCTCCGAAGTGCTGGCCAGTCAAAACTGCAAAGACACAATAACAGTCATGCAATCCAAGTATGACTACTGTTATACCGTTTACGAGCGGTGCGCAGCAAACCTCAATGAGATCATTGAAAATTTACGCGCGCCACAGTCTGTTCAGTCCTCCAATCTGATGCCGTCTCAGGGCGGATGTCGCCTACCTCCAGTTGAGTGCGAAGTTTTCAATGGTGACTATGTTCAATGGCCCACATTTCGGGACCTTTTCTCCGCCATCTATGTACGCAATCCTCGGCTTTCAGAAGTCGAAAAACTGTTCCATCTCAATGCAAAGACGAGCGGCGAGGCCAAATCCATTGTGGCCTTATCTCCGTTGACCAATGATGGTTTTGAGTCAGCGTGGAGAAACTTGCAGAATCGGTTCGAGAACAAGAGGCTGCTGGTCAATAGCCAATTAAAGATCTTGTTTAATTTGCCTTCTGTTGCCCAGGAATGCGGAAAATCCTTGAAGCATTTAGAGAGCACAATCCAAGGTTGTTTAACGGCCCTGCAATTAGCAAGAGTCGAGACCacgaattgggattgcctgcTTGTTTTCCTGTGCTCGTCCAAGTTGCCAAAACTAACTTTGGCTCTGTGGGAACAGTCCCTGCTAAATAAGTCAGAGATTCCACTTTGGGCTGAATTCCAGGCTTTCTTAAAAGATCGTCATCGAACGCTTGAGGCGATTGAGGAGTTCAAGCCAAACGCGAGCGTTCAATCCAGGGCACTGAGGGCTGAAAATAGCTCGCGGTCGATCCAGACCTTCGAAAACAGAGTTACGGTAAACCCGCAATCCTGCAAACTCTGCGCACAGGAGAACCATCCAGTCCGATTATGTCCTCTATTCTTACGCATGTCAGTCGCAGATCGAGAGAAACATGTAAAACAGCAGAAGTTGTGCTTAAACTGTTTCGCAAGAACGCATCTGCTCCGGGATTGCAACAGTACGCATAATTGCTACACCTGCAATGGACGTCACAATACTCTCCTGCATCGAAGTACACCTCTGCCAGTCCATTCAGTGGTTATGCCTGACCAGCAGTCCCATCCATCCACAGCAACCCAGCAACagatacagtccactccatcgACGAGTCAAGCGAATGTGCAAACGTTTCTTGCCGTTAACACGCAAGGGGTCCTACTGAGTACGGCATTGATAGAagtttgccatttgggcatAAAATACTCAGCACGGGCACTCATTGACTCAGGTTCCGAGGCAACCTTCATCTCAGAACGGTTGTTCAACCTAATTAAGTTGCCATATGAGTCCATTCAGGCCCAAGTTTCGGGGGTCAACCTTTCCGTTGCCGCTCAGCCTCGTAAGAGGTGTCAACTCATCATAGGTTCTTCCGTCAAGCCCCATATCCAGATTGAGACTTGTGCATACGTGTTACCCCAGTTAGCTGGTAATCTCCCATCCTACACTCTACCAGAGGCCTCATTAAAGGATCTTCCACCGTTGCAACTAGCAGATCCAAATTTCTTCCGAAGCTCGCAGATTGACGTGCTTATTGGTGCCGATATCCTGCCATCGATCCTCCTAAGCGGCTCCCATTCCAATATTTGTGGAACACTCCTGGGGCAAGAGACCATATTCGGGTGGATTCTTTGCGGTCCGATTGCAGCGAGTCCCACAAGCAGAGTCTGCTCCTTTTCAGCCCGATTAGCAGTCAAGGAATCCAAACTAGACAGCAtcctcacaaaattttgggaggtggaggatgtTCCAGTGAAGCTGGTTAAGGAATCCACCTCGGTTCGCGAGGAGAACTTTATCCGATCCACCAAAAGAA ACCCATCGCACTAG
- the LOC138929308 gene encoding uncharacterized protein, translated as MRLSKDLPLKEQYDSVIREYLDLGHMHQVSPDDSSSFYLPHHAVFKPDSTTTKVRVVFNASNPSSNGNSLNDILHAGPVLQSDLTIQILKWRFFKYVFNADITKMYRQIRVNPDHTRFQRILFRNKYGELCDYELDTVTFGVNCAPFLAIRVLQQLAQDIRGQYPLASDIISNFMYVDDVLAGAHTQQSAVLAIKELRLALESAGFPLRKWTSNERRLLQAIPREHLVSADFLELEDASTAKTLGIRWQATSDSFFFVPMVISLQPAYTKREVLSQIAKLFDPAGWLSPFVIRAKIFMQEIWLRELGWDQPLPTDLVTKWQEFLKGYPTLREIRIPRWVRFHPAAKVQYHAFCDASQDAYGAAIFVRVETADGCCAHLLASKTRVAPVRSISIPRLELCGAVLLTELAASVISELPPKAYEIFYWTDSTIVLAWLGKPACTWTTFVANRVAKIEQRTNESKWGHVRSEDNPADLASRGVSPQELKDSTLWWHGPAWLPLKQEQWPSEPLVNPETEMEQRPIKCHSATVPPAVDILERFSTFDRALRVLAYVIRFAKNCKKEDIPPSAALTSAELSDVQERLIVFTQKNEFPVEYKALSNKQQIPSSSTISNLNPFLDRKGVLRASGRLQASDMLSYDEKHPIIIPARCRFAKLQALFTHRISLHGGNQLMVRLIRSKFWIPKLQRLVKHTIHSCRVCVIHKKNLQRQLMGDLPRARSSFSRPFTHTGMDFAGPFDIKSYVGRGCRVTKGYVCVFVCFSTRAIHLEATSDLTTEKFLAAFSRFSARRGCPQHVYSDNGKTFVGASTSLSRDFMESTRTLILSKHSLQNLDWHFNPPGAPHMGGLWEAGVKSFKAHFYKYTAAGKYTFEELATLLAKIEACLNSRPISPMSEDPTDLVALSPGHFLIGGPLLAVSEPLIEENPISIINRWRRLKALHQQFCVRWKEEYLKELHKRNKWKFPSRDLQAGDMVVIKEESLPANEWRLGRIQLVCPGADGKIRVHNGSNDPPKSSSLIREQCIQMSSLQGSPRTEGLPTVSPTAGCEAAPRGTH; from the exons ATGCGATTAAGTAAAGATCTTCCATTGAAGGAGCAGTACGACTCAGTCATTCGAGAGTACTTAGACTTAGGTCATATGCACCAAGTCTCCCCTGACGACTCTAGCAGTTTTTATCTGCCTCATCACGCTGTCTTCAAACCAGATAGCACCACGACGAAGGTTCGCGTCGTGTTCAACGCTTCCAATCCCTCATCAAACGGGAACAGCCTCAAtgatatccttcatgcggggcCTGTACTACAGTCCGATCTGACTATTCAGATTCTAAAATGGCGTTTCTTTAAGTATGTTTTCAATGCGGACATCACAAAGATGTATCGGCAAATCCGGGTCAATCCTGATCACACGCGCTTTCAGAGAATCTTATTCCGCAACAAATACGGTGAGCTCTGTGACTATGAACTCGACACAGTCACCTTCGGCGTAAATTGTGCGCCCTTCCTGGCCATCAGAGTGCTTCAGCAGTTGGCTCAGGACATCCGAGGCCAATATCCTTTGGCCAGCGACATCATTTCGAACTTCATGTACGTGGACGATGTGCTCGCAGGGGCTCACACTCAGCAGTCGGCAGTTTTAGCCATTAAAGAGCTTCGGCTGGCTCTCGAGAGTGCCGGTTTTCCACTGCGCAAGTGGACCTCAAACGAAAGGAGACTCCTACAAGCGATTCCGAGGGAACATTTGGTCAGTGCAGACTTCCTTGAGCTGGAAGATGCCAGCACGGCGAAAACTCTTGGGATCCGTTGGCAAGCTACATCCgatagtttcttttttgttccaATGGTGATCTCCCTGCAACCTGCCTACACCAAACGAGAGGTTTTGTCTCAAATAGCCAAACTGTTCGACCCGGCAGGGTGGTTATCGCCTTTCGTAATCCGAGCCAAGATTTTCATGCAGGAAATTTGGCTACGGGAGCTAGGCTGGGATCAGCCACTCCCCACCGACCTTGTGACCAAGTGGCAAGAGTTTTTGAAAGGGTATCCGACCCTGAGGGAAATTCGTATTCCGAGGTGGGTGCGTTTCCATCCTGCTGCCAAGGTGCAGTACCATGCGTTTTGCGATGCGTCACAGGACGCGTATGGGGCTGCTATTTTCGTCCGAGTCGAAACGGCTGACGGCTGTTGTGCCCATTTGCTGGCATCCAAGACCAGAGTCGCTCCCGTCAGGTCCATCTCCATACCCCGCCTGGAGTTGTGCGGAGCAGTGCTGCTCACTGAGCTAGCAGCATCAGTAATTTCCGAATTGCCTCCTAAAGCTTATGAGATTTTTTATTGGACAGACTCTACTATAGTTCTTGCATGGCTAGGCAAGCCAGCATGCACCTGGACGACATTCGTGGCCAACAGGGTCGCAAAGATCGAACAGCGCACCAACGAAAGCAAATGGGGCCATGTACGATCCGAAGACAATCCAGCTGATCTGGCAAGCCGAGGCGTCTCGCCCCAAGAGCTTAAGGACAGCACACTTTGGTGGCACGGGCCGGCTTGGCTGCCACTCAAGCAGGAGCAGTGGCCGAGTGAACCACTGGTTAATCCGGAAACCGAGATGGAGCAACGGCCTATCAAATGTCACAGTGCCACAGTGCCGCCAGCAGTGGATATCCTAGAGCGTTTTTCAACCTTCGACAGGGCGCTGCGGGTTCTAGCATACGTGATCCGTTTTgcgaaaaattgcaaaaaggAAGACATACCCCCATCGGCAGCACTCACTTCGGCGGAGTTGTCCGACGTGCAAGAGCGATTAATCGTGTTCACTCAAAAGAACGAGTTCCCCGTCGAATATAAGGCTTTAAGTAACAAGCAGCAAATTCCATCCTCAAGTACAATTTCTAACTTAAACCCCTTTCTTGACAGAAAGGGGGTCTTGAGAGCAAGCGGCCGTTTACAAGCATCTGACATGCTCAGTTATGATGAAAAACATCCTATCATCATCCCAGCGCGATGTAGGTTCGCGAAACTACAAGCCCTGTTTACCCATCGCATATCCTTGCATGGGGGGAATCAGTTAATGGTGAGACTGATTCGGTCTAAATTCTGGATTCCTAAGCTTCAGAGGTTGGTGAAACACACAATCCACTCGTGCCGAGTTTGTGTCATCCACAAGAAGAACCTGCAGAGGCAGTTGATGGGGGATTTACCCCGGGCGAGATCCTCTTTCTCCAGGCCATTCACTCATACAGGCATGGATTTCGCGGGGCCATTTGACATCAAGAGTTATGTCGGTCGAGGCTGCAGAGTCACAAAGGGGTACGTCtgcgtttttgtttgctttagtACCAGGGCCATCCATCTCGAAGCGACGTCCGACTTGACGACAGAGAAATTTTTAGCTGCCTTCTCTCGTTTTTCTGCTCGCCGTGGGTGTCCACAACATGTCTACTCTGACAACGGGAAAACGTTCGTCGGAGCCTCCACGTCCTTATCCAGAGACTTTATGGAATCAACCAGAACACTGATCCTCTCCAAACACAGCCTTCAGAACTTGGACTGGCATTTCAACCCTCCTGGCGCGCCTCACATGGGAGGGCTCTGGGAGGCGGGTGTGAAAAGTTTCAAGGCTCACTTCTACAAGTACACAGCAGCAGGGAAGTACACCTTCGAAGAACTGGCTACCCTCCTTGCGAAAATTGAGGCCTGTTTAAACTCCAGGCCTATTTCACCAATGTCCGAAGATCCCACTGACCTTGTGGCTCTTAGCCCCGGACATTTTCTAATTGGTGGACCACTTCTTGCGGTATCGGAGCCTCTGATTGAGGAAAATCCTATTTCCATCATCAATCGGTGGCGGAGGTTGAAGGCCCTGCATCAGCAGTTCTGTGTGCGTTGGAAGGAGGAATATCTGAAGGAGCTCCACAAAAGGAACAAATGGAAGTTCCCATCACGAGATCTCCAAGCGGGAGACATGGTTGTGATCAAGGAGGAGAGCTTGCCAGCCAACGAATGGCGGCTTGGGCGTATCCAGTTGGTATGTCCGGGCGCCGACGGCAAG atccGTGTACACAATGGCTCCAACGACCCACCAAAATCCTCGTCGCTCATCCGGGAGCAATGTATACAGATGTCGAGTCTGCAGGGGAGTCCACGCACTGAGGGTTTGCCGACGGTTTCTCCAACTGCCGGCTGTGAAGCGGCTCCGCGCGGTACTCATTAA